One genomic segment of Chloroflexota bacterium includes these proteins:
- a CDS encoding amidohydrolase family protein has protein sequence MLDLTAIPIVDHHVHSLLRRQPRTLPAYLRLFTESDDPKQVARHVPHTVFFRWAVRRLSEFLGCEPTAEAVLAARRDLPPDDLARRLFADAGIETLLVDYGFRGEENLSLEELGAATGCRVEPILRLETLAEELIREHASFSAFLDAFVDRIERARSDGHVALKSIVAYRTGLAIAPPEEDAAVEGFRRLRSQVERGEGIRLAHKPLCDRLVLLALDIAQRQEMPVQFHAGFGDRDVDLLQANPLHLRWVLQSGRYSRVPIVILHAGYPYVRETAYLASVYAHVFADMSLAVPFAAGDIPAVLDELLGLAPISKVLYASDAFSIPELFWLAAQLGRRELARALQSLIDAGWLRFDEAEEAAQRILNGNARALYGL, from the coding sequence ATGTTGGACCTCACCGCGATCCCCATCGTCGATCATCATGTGCACTCGCTGTTACGCCGGCAGCCGAGGACGCTGCCGGCCTATCTGCGTCTGTTCACCGAGAGCGACGATCCCAAGCAGGTGGCGCGCCACGTCCCTCACACGGTCTTCTTCCGGTGGGCGGTGCGCCGCCTCTCCGAGTTTCTGGGGTGCGAGCCCACCGCCGAGGCAGTGTTGGCCGCCCGGCGGGATCTGCCCCCGGATGATCTGGCGCGTCGTTTGTTCGCGGACGCCGGGATCGAGACGTTGTTGGTGGATTATGGGTTCCGCGGCGAGGAGAACCTGAGCCTGGAGGAACTGGGCGCGGCGACGGGATGTCGGGTCGAGCCGATCCTGCGACTCGAGACGTTGGCGGAGGAGTTGATTCGCGAGCACGCGAGCTTCTCCGCCTTCCTCGATGCCTTCGTGGACAGGATCGAGCGGGCGCGCTCGGATGGCCACGTGGCGCTCAAGAGCATCGTCGCCTACCGCACCGGCCTGGCGATCGCCCCCCCGGAGGAGGACGCTGCGGTCGAAGGGTTCCGCCGCTTGCGCTCCCAGGTCGAGCGGGGGGAAGGGATCCGGCTGGCGCATAAGCCCCTGTGCGATCGCCTGGTGCTCCTGGCGCTGGACATTGCGCAACGTCAGGAGATGCCCGTGCAGTTCCACGCGGGCTTCGGGGATCGGGACGTGGATCTCCTGCAGGCCAATCCGCTCCACCTGCGGTGGGTGTTGCAATCCGGCCGGTACTCGCGGGTCCCGATCGTGATCCTGCACGCCGGGTACCCCTACGTGCGGGAGACGGCGTATCTGGCCAGCGTGTACGCCCACGTCTTCGCCGATATGTCCCTGGCGGTCCCCTTTGCGGCCGGCGACATCCCCGCCGTCCTGGACGAGTTATTGGGATTGGCTCCCATCAGCAAGGTGCTGTATGCCTCGGACGCGTTCAGCATCCCGGAGCTGTTCTGGCTGGCAGCGCAACTGGGGAGACGGGAGCTGGCCCGGGCGCTGCAGTCGTTGATCGACGCGGGTTGGCTTCGTTTCGATGAGGCGGAGGAGGCCGCCCAACGCATCCTGAACGGCAACGCCCGAGCTCTGTACGGCCTGTAG
- a CDS encoding ABC transporter ATP-binding protein, which produces MHDHRHAPVPSFVETLAPSTEHALSLSGITKRFGNVVAVDNFSLDVAPGELLALVGPSGCGKTTILRLIAGLEVPDQGLIAIRGRLAAGAGVWLPPEARKVSLVFQDYALFPHMTVADNTGFGLRGWNREARALRIREVLDMVQLAHLANRYPHELSGGEQQRVALARALAPQPEVLLLDEPFSNLDAGLRTQVREEIRDILKAVHTTVLFVTHDQEEALFMGDRVAVLNAGRLEQMGIPEEVFHNPATRFVAEFMGHTGFLSARVTAEGLETELGFLPQRPPLPPGTQVDVLVRPDDLTLHPDPQASARVERRIFQGMHHLHRVVLPSGQIVHCLTLHTEHYLPGTAVRVELTPGHPLTCFVNGRAVA; this is translated from the coding sequence ATGCATGATCACAGGCACGCCCCTGTTCCTTCCTTTGTGGAGACCCTTGCCCCATCGACGGAACACGCCCTCTCCCTTTCTGGCATTACCAAACGGTTTGGAAATGTAGTGGCGGTAGACAACTTCTCTTTGGATGTGGCTCCCGGTGAGCTGCTGGCCCTGGTGGGGCCCAGCGGTTGTGGCAAGACCACCATCTTGCGTCTCATCGCCGGGTTGGAGGTCCCAGACCAGGGACTCATCGCGATTCGAGGCCGACTGGCGGCAGGGGCAGGAGTCTGGCTCCCCCCTGAAGCGCGAAAGGTTAGTCTGGTGTTCCAAGATTACGCGCTGTTTCCTCACATGACGGTAGCCGATAACACGGGCTTCGGACTCCGAGGATGGAACCGCGAAGCCCGCGCATTGCGGATAAGAGAGGTGTTGGACATGGTGCAGTTGGCCCACCTGGCCAACCGCTATCCTCACGAGCTCTCTGGCGGTGAACAGCAGCGGGTTGCCTTGGCACGGGCGCTGGCCCCTCAGCCCGAGGTGTTATTGTTAGATGAACCCTTCTCCAATCTGGATGCTGGCTTGCGCACCCAGGTGCGGGAGGAGATTCGAGATATCCTGAAAGCCGTGCACACCACCGTGCTTTTCGTCACCCACGACCAGGAGGAGGCATTGTTCATGGGCGATCGGGTGGCGGTCCTCAACGCGGGGCGGCTGGAGCAGATGGGAATCCCGGAAGAGGTCTTTCACAATCCGGCTACCCGTTTTGTCGCCGAGTTTATGGGCCACACCGGCTTTCTATCAGCCCGAGTCACCGCCGAAGGTCTGGAAACCGAGTTGGGCTTCCTACCTCAGCGACCACCTTTGCCTCCCGGAACCCAGGTAGACGTCCTGGTGAGGCCCGACGATCTGACTTTGCACCCTGATCCTCAGGCATCGGCCCGTGTGGAGCGGCGCATCTTTCAGGGGATGCACCACCTGCACCGGGTAGTCCTGCCCTCAGGGCAGATCGTCCACTGTTTGACGCTGCACACAGAACACTACCTGCCGGGCACGGCTGTGCGTGTGGAACTGACCCCCGGTCACCCCCTCACTTGCTTCGTGAACGGGCGGGCTGTGGCTTGA
- a CDS encoding iron ABC transporter permease: MGVWSALSLLIASLVVLPIVVVVLALLSPTPEVWRHLWATRLPEMLSNTGVLLVGVGLGTLVLGTGLAWLVVSYRFPGRTLFDWLLILPLAMPSYVLAFVFMATLDFAGPVQTALRAWFGSSAWFPEIRSGGGVVVVMSLVFYPYVYLLARAAFHEQAAATFEVARTLGHGRWEAFCRVALPMARPSIVAGLSLVLMEVLTDLGTVRFLNFPTLTDGIFRIWHGMMEREVATELAGLLLLFALAAILLERRLRGRARYYQAGGRGQGITPMRLSGWRGWAATIMCTLVLSVAFLLPVGQLLVWAAGEVTRRTPGALDALYWDFTRNSLVLSGAAAGIAVILAVVLANGVRLSGQRLTRLAARWATMGYVVPGAVIALGVLIPLSALDHVLNDLAGRWWEGAPGLLLTGSIIGLIYAYVVRFMAVAYFSVEASLEKVTPSMEGAARTLGASPGRVLWRIHLPLIRAGMFTGAVLVFVDVMKELPATLLLRPFGYDTLAVRVWQDVSESLWDSAALPALTIVVAGLLPVVLLIRAATLGSRSGPLLHHPNREASNPLHEG, from the coding sequence ATGGGAGTGTGGTCGGCTCTGAGCCTGCTCATCGCCTCGCTGGTGGTGTTGCCTATTGTTGTGGTTGTGCTGGCGCTCCTTTCTCCCACCCCTGAGGTATGGCGCCATCTCTGGGCCACTCGACTGCCGGAGATGCTCAGCAACACGGGGGTGCTTCTGGTAGGAGTGGGCTTGGGCACTCTGGTTCTGGGCACGGGGTTGGCATGGCTGGTGGTGAGCTATCGGTTTCCTGGCCGGACGCTTTTCGACTGGCTGCTTATCCTGCCGCTGGCTATGCCGTCCTATGTGCTGGCCTTTGTCTTCATGGCCACTCTGGACTTCGCGGGACCGGTGCAGACCGCGTTGCGTGCCTGGTTCGGCAGCAGTGCCTGGTTCCCCGAGATTCGCTCCGGCGGTGGCGTAGTGGTGGTCATGAGCCTGGTGTTCTATCCCTACGTGTACCTGCTGGCGCGAGCCGCTTTTCACGAGCAGGCGGCCGCTACCTTCGAGGTGGCCCGCACCTTAGGCCACGGCCGCTGGGAGGCCTTCTGTCGGGTGGCGCTCCCCATGGCCCGTCCTTCCATCGTCGCTGGCCTATCACTGGTCCTGATGGAGGTGTTGACCGATCTAGGCACCGTCCGCTTCCTCAATTTCCCGACACTGACCGATGGGATCTTCCGCATCTGGCATGGGATGATGGAGCGGGAGGTAGCGACGGAGTTAGCAGGCTTGCTGTTGCTCTTCGCTCTGGCGGCCATCTTGTTGGAGCGCCGTCTACGGGGACGTGCCCGCTACTACCAGGCGGGCGGCCGCGGCCAGGGGATCACCCCAATGCGCCTTTCCGGCTGGAGGGGATGGGCGGCAACAATTATGTGCACGCTGGTCCTGAGCGTGGCTTTTCTGTTGCCGGTGGGACAGTTGCTGGTGTGGGCCGCAGGTGAGGTGACTCGCCGGACCCCGGGAGCGCTGGATGCCCTTTATTGGGATTTCACCCGCAACAGTCTGGTCCTTTCGGGGGCCGCGGCGGGTATTGCTGTAATCCTGGCCGTTGTGCTGGCCAACGGGGTGCGTCTGAGCGGCCAGCGTCTGACCCGGCTCGCAGCTCGATGGGCGACGATGGGGTATGTCGTTCCGGGAGCGGTCATCGCCTTAGGGGTGCTGATTCCTCTGTCAGCTCTGGATCATGTGCTGAACGATCTGGCCGGGCGATGGTGGGAGGGGGCCCCTGGCCTACTGCTCACCGGGTCTATCATCGGCCTGATCTACGCATATGTGGTGCGCTTTATGGCAGTGGCCTATTTCAGCGTGGAGGCAAGCCTGGAGAAGGTCACCCCCAGCATGGAGGGAGCAGCCCGTACCCTAGGCGCCTCACCAGGGAGAGTGCTATGGCGCATCCACCTGCCCCTGATCCGCGCCGGGATGTTCACCGGGGCGGTGCTGGTGTTCGTAGACGTCATGAAGGAGTTGCCGGCGACCCTTTTGCTGCGCCCCTTCGGCTACGATACGCTAGCTGTCCGCGTCTGGCAAGACGTCTCAGAGTCGTTGTGGGACAGCGCAGCCTTGCCCGCCCTCACCATTGTGGTGGCTGGGCTTCTACCCGTAGTGTTGTTGATACGTGCCGCTACACTGGGCAGCCGCTCCGGGCCCTTGCTGCATCATCCTAACAGAGAAGCCAGCAACCCTCTCCACGAGGGCTGA
- a CDS encoding M55 family metallopeptidase: MGRNKRRVHVLCDLEGVSGVVNFDADCAPGQPNYARSLRLATEELNALIRGLRKGGADEILVLDGHGAGGLDIELIREEADIYLGRPMRPPFVLDRGWDAAVLFAHHAMEGTPNANLRHSWSHRTIEECTLNGQPIGEIGWITYTAGYFGVPVVLVTGGDKACAEAKGYAPWIETAVVKEELDVAVAICKPPPVSQRIIEEAAERAMHRIAEGRPALPPPPYRATRRYVEARMAGAFCNARPWAQRVDEKTIAVEADDFLELSKAFL, translated from the coding sequence ATGGGACGGAACAAACGGAGAGTACACGTGCTGTGCGATCTGGAAGGCGTCAGCGGGGTGGTGAATTTCGACGCCGATTGCGCCCCCGGCCAGCCCAACTACGCCCGATCCCTTCGCCTCGCCACCGAGGAGCTGAACGCCCTGATCCGTGGGCTCCGCAAAGGCGGGGCCGATGAGATCCTCGTCCTGGACGGGCACGGCGCAGGCGGGCTTGACATCGAGCTGATCCGGGAGGAGGCCGACATCTACCTGGGACGCCCGATGCGCCCCCCCTTCGTCCTGGACCGGGGATGGGACGCGGCCGTGCTGTTCGCCCACCACGCCATGGAGGGAACCCCCAACGCGAACCTGCGCCACAGTTGGTCGCACAGGACCATCGAGGAGTGCACCCTCAACGGCCAGCCCATCGGCGAGATCGGCTGGATCACGTACACGGCCGGATATTTCGGCGTCCCGGTCGTCCTGGTCACCGGGGGAGACAAAGCCTGCGCCGAGGCGAAGGGGTACGCGCCGTGGATCGAGACGGCCGTCGTGAAGGAGGAGCTCGACGTAGCCGTGGCGATCTGCAAGCCCCCGCCCGTCTCGCAGCGAATCATCGAGGAGGCCGCCGAGCGTGCCATGCACAGGATCGCGGAGGGCAGGCCGGCCCTCCCGCCGCCTCCCTACCGGGCGACGCGCAGGTATGTGGAAGCCCGAATGGCCGGCGCGTTCTGCAACGCCCGGCCGTGGGCGCAGCGGGTGGACGAGAAGACCATCGCCGTGGAAGCGGATGACTTCCTGGAGCTATCCAAGGCGTTCCTCTAG
- a CDS encoding Fe(3+) ABC transporter substrate-binding protein gives MEPAFAQFTKETGIEVRFTFGKDTELRERLKAEGQYTPADVLFTVDAGNLWLAAEEGLLQSIQSEVLEKNVPAHFRDPENRWFALSLRVRTIMYHPDRVKPEELSTYEALSDPKWKDRMCFRPSTKVYTQALVASLIATHGEEKAREVVEGWVANNPTYIDSDTRILETVAAGGCDVAIVNHYYLARLVNKDPDFPVKPFWANQDDRGVHVNVSGGGVTTYARNVENAIRLLEWLSGPGQNMFADGNFEYPVNPQVEPHPLIAAWGAFKTDTIPVGEFGRLQAAAIKLMDEVGYK, from the coding sequence ATGGAGCCTGCCTTTGCCCAATTCACGAAGGAGACGGGGATCGAGGTGCGGTTCACTTTCGGCAAAGACACGGAACTCCGCGAGCGCCTCAAGGCTGAGGGGCAGTATACACCTGCAGACGTCCTGTTCACTGTGGATGCGGGGAATCTATGGCTAGCGGCCGAAGAGGGCTTGTTGCAATCGATTCAATCGGAGGTGCTGGAGAAAAACGTTCCTGCCCACTTCCGGGATCCGGAAAACCGCTGGTTTGCCTTGTCTCTGCGGGTGCGCACCATCATGTACCACCCGGACCGGGTTAAGCCTGAGGAGCTCTCCACCTACGAGGCGCTGTCGGATCCCAAGTGGAAGGATCGGATGTGCTTCCGTCCTTCGACCAAGGTCTACACCCAGGCCCTGGTAGCCAGCCTGATCGCGACGCATGGCGAAGAGAAGGCCCGAGAGGTCGTAGAGGGGTGGGTGGCCAACAATCCCACTTATATTGACAGCGACACCCGTATTCTGGAGACGGTCGCGGCCGGAGGATGCGATGTGGCCATTGTCAATCACTATTACCTGGCCCGGCTGGTGAATAAGGACCCGGACTTCCCCGTTAAACCCTTCTGGGCCAACCAGGACGATCGAGGAGTACACGTGAATGTTAGCGGGGGTGGGGTGACCACTTACGCCCGAAACGTGGAGAACGCCATCCGGCTACTGGAGTGGCTCAGCGGTCCCGGCCAGAATATGTTCGCCGATGGGAACTTCGAGTACCCGGTGAACCCCCAGGTAGAGCCTCATCCCTTGATCGCTGCCTGGGGCGCCTTCAAGACGGACACCATCCCGGTGGGTGAGTTCGGTCGCCTGCAGGCGGCTGCCATCAAGCTGATGGACGAGGTGGGGTACAAGTAA